Part of the Malaclemys terrapin pileata isolate rMalTer1 chromosome 17, rMalTer1.hap1, whole genome shotgun sequence genome, ATTATTGAAAACCTCTCTTTTATGAGCACTTACTCACCCCATCTCACTTTTTAATTGATGCAAACCTGCTCTCAGTTGTTTTAAATTCAAATTCCACCCTGCAACTAAATAATGAGGGGAAAGCTTTACTGAAACTCACCTTACAGCTAACGATTGTAcaaatctccattaaaaaaatttaagtttaaaaaatattataaatggAATGAGATGGTTAGAAAGCAACGGGAGCATGTAACGCAAAGCTCTGAGCACAAACACACCTGCTCTAGCTATCTAATTCTTCCACAATGAACAAGACAAAGTTACAAGAGGCCACCCAAAATCTTAATctgtattaatatttattatatgtAATGAGTACTTACATAACCATTTAAGAGACTGCAACCTTCTGGAATGAATTGGAATGGGTAAGGTCTtgctgggattaaaaaaaaaaaaaaacactactttTTATGGAGGCTTTTATTCTGGAAGAGATTCCTTTAGTCAGAGAcaaagtaaactttttttttcctccctataTGTAATGAGTCAATATAGTGCCTGCTGATAACTGATGTTACCCTACTGTGGTCTGTGGCCAGGGGGCCAAAGACCAAGTGCCTTCAACCACGATATCGCTACATATTGGCATGTCTTATTATTACAAGGTAATTTCAGAAACTAAGAACTCTCTACTTCTCTCTTATTGAAGGGGGGGGAAGAATCACTCAAAGGCAAGTGCCCACTGAAAAGGATCAGATGGAAGTGCACTCTATTAATGGAAAACACAGGGGATGGGTCTGATTTTAATCTTAAGTCAGATATAAAGCTGGAGATCCCATTGGCTTGCAGTGGCATTTCTCCAGCTGTGGCACTGAGGTCTTTATGTGCCATGCATAGGGAAACACAAAAGATTCTTATCTGGCTTGTGCATTCTCTCTTCAGGATTAAGAGGGGAGCTGCTTTATTACAACTGTTTACAgggttttctcttttaaaaaagtgttttttctctTGCTGTTGCCAATTTCAAGCTGTGGTGACGTCCCTCCGACTCATCATTTCTTGACTTATTTTTCAGTGACCAGTTATTTTGAATGCCGGGTTTGTTTACCCTTTATTAGCTGGTCACTTGCCCAAGAAGTGTCCATGATCTTCAAGGCTATGTAAAACTTATGAAGAAACTACTGATTTACTGAATAATTAGGGAAATATGTAGATTTATAATGTACAACTAAACTCTTGGATTGGAGGTGTGGTTGATGGCACAGCCAGTGACTTTGCATGCTCTGCCAGTTAAATGcattaaatgtttttttgacaatGTAATCAGTGTCCTGCAAGGATTGGTGATGTTCTTCcaacataaataataaaagtatAAATGTTGCGAGCAGGGTTGATTCTATGCAGAAAATCCTCTAGATATAAGTTTGATGATTCTTTACCAAATGATGTTCATTGTGAGTCACAGAACAATAGATCACACAGGAATGTATCCTCTTCCATGATAAGGGAGCAGAGCAAGAGATCAGCTACTTGGAAAGCAAGGAGAAGTTCTCTGAGGGTAGTCATCTACCTTCCTTACTCCTTTTCAATCCACCTAGCTAAAGGCAGGAGGCTACCTACCTCTCTAAGACAAGTTGTCAGCTTCTAGCTGAAGTTTCTCTTCTCACATCGTAGGCTGCTCAACTTGGCCAAGAATGTACAAGGGGCCTTTATAGGCATTTATCACTATGTCAAACAACGTGCAGCTTTCTGGGGGATGGAAAAAGAAAGCAGAAGCAGACTGAAGCccagtctacacttaaaacttacatCAATATAGCTACAGCACGCAGAcatatgaaaaatccacagcgCTGAGCACCGTAGCTATGGTGACTTAACTCCttctgtagacacagctaggaaAATGGAAGAATGCTCCTATCAGTCATTtaggtggagttcctacagcaaTCGGAAAAAACCCTTCCCTTGCTGTAGTCTGAATCTATGCTAGAGTTACAGCAGCATAGTTATGGTGCCATAGTATAAATGGCCAGAGAAAGCAGATGGCAGGAACTGGGAGGAGAAGCATAGGGCTGTCTCCCCAACCACAGGTTGCAGAGCACTGGCTTGGTGCTATGAAGTTGTAGGGTTTAATGCACTGTGTCACTGTAGACAAACTGCCATAGCCACATAATATGTTAATCATTAGAAAATAAAGTAAATGTAGTTTTTAAGGTGACTTTTCCACTTCTCTAGGATGACAGGCTCCCTGGAAGAGGTGAGggatgtgttaattacatttgaagCAATTTAAATTTTTTGCCTCATCTTTGGGGAAATGACTcaactgccccccctccccccattttttttttttttttttaagtgagggaGAAGAATGGTGGTAAATTTTATTTACTTGGAGGTTAGAAGATAAAGAACCAATTAGTACTGCATTCCATGCTGGTGCCCAACTCATTACTACACTACCCTATTACCTAGCTAACTTAGCTACTCGCACTTCCTTTCCCGTCTCTCTCACCTCCCCCGTGGCCTATTTTAATGAAATGGTTATGGGCCTGAGCTAATGCCTATTAAATTCACAGCCCACAGCTCAAAAAGAGAGGGAGATTAGCCCAGCCAAAGTGCTTTTATGAGAAATAAAAGTGCTATTGTTTTATGTGCAAATGCACTTGAAATCTCAGTGTGGAGAGTTCATATTAGATCACTCCAATGAGTGCTAAATTCAAGAAATTTATTGTAATAGACTAAAATTCCCCTaatccttagtttaaaaaaaaaaaatcaaaaaactgCTGCTACAGAGAAAGATATATTCAGTTTAGAACAAGTATGTGTTAAAAGGTTTTCATTCTTAATCGCTACAttaaaatagattcatagattctaggactggaagggacctcgagaggtcatcgagtccagtcccctgcccgcatggcaggaccaaatactgcctagaccatccctgatagacataaAAGGACTCTCTCTTCCTAGGCCAAATTCTAGGATTAGGGTAGAATAGGTTCTATAGCAACCAATTCATAACtaacactaacacacacacacacatacacacacacggccAGAGGAGCAGATGAAatctttaaaatgctgtttttaaattaagatggcaGAAAAATACAGAGATGATCAGATATGAGCAAAATCACATCTTGCATCAATACATACCAATGAGTTTTTTATGAAGCTTCAGTAGCTTTTTAATGGAAGCTAGTAAAACATGCAGTAAGACATAGATGGGTATGCATAGTCACTATCCCTCTGTACAGGTGACAGTATCAGACAGATGCTAATGTCCTCCTCTTTGACGCAGCTTGGTAGCTGTACTTGCCCTGGCCTTCCCCTGTTATAAAACTTCAAGCCAATTGTACCGCGAGTCTCTCCACCTTGTTGCTGAACTTCATTGTAATGTCTTGATTACAGGCTAAAAAGTGCAATGGAACAGTCTGTGCACAGCCATGAAGTACATTCAGGATGCACTGCTGACTCACTGTTAGTACAGTCGTCTTAAAATATTTACCAGCCTATTGCAGAGGATCTAAGTACTTGCAGGGTCAAAGAGGCTGTCAGATATCCTATCACAGGGGAATGGTACCCAAGCATCTAGCAGCAGAACTTACTGTCCAGAACTCCAGACTAAGGAAGTTCATCACTTGAAAAACAGTCAAAATgaaaaaggaaggagaaatgAAAGTCCTTACAGAGTAAGGGAAAGATCCCTTAGGAGTTATGCATTCTAGGGAGCCGGTGCAGACTTTTGCAATAGTCTTGACTACTGCAGAAGTCAAAACAAATCAGCACGACCCATGGAAATGTTTGCCAGGGTTAAAACATACTGCCTCGTTTCAGCAGTAACCTGTGTTTGAATCTAACCGGGCTCTCCAAAAGTAATTCATGCAGTGCTAAAGCCAGGCATCAGCACTCATCAcctctttatttttataaaaagtttaCTGATGGCTGAAAAGCTCAATGGAAAGATTCATTATCCGAAAGCGGGTTTAGGGCAGAGACTGATCATACAAACTTTTAATAccagtaaaagctttttttaatgacTTTGGGGTAATCCTTAAAAGCATGGAGTTGTGCCTTAACTAGCAGTTATTTAAACTTAATGGTGTCCTTAATCAATAACAGAGTCTGGCTTAAGTTCAGCAACAGAAACTGTAGAGATCTCAGCAGCTCTTGGGTCATAAAAGTACAAAAGGAAGAGGGAGTGGAAGGATAGTTGTAATGTGTATACCAAGTTATTGACACCTAAAAAGAAGAGGGCCCGGGTAAAACAACCTGGCTAATTACACAACAGGAGCAGcagtgaagagaaaaaaaaaaaaaaaaagtatattttaggttttcctctgtgttttaacCCCCTCCTTGCCCCCAGTGGTATCCGTGCAGGCTTGCGCACAGGAATGTCACTAGTGTTTAAAAGCAAATCTTTAGTAGTTTCTTTATATCCTTACAAAGTGCAGCAGGAATTGATTTTGCTCTCCCAACTGTTGCAGAAAGGAAAGAAATacctcttcccctcctgcctAAGCCACCCTACCTCCCCCACAAATTCAAAACCCTAAATTAGGCAAGACCTAATTTTGGTTTTGTCTTCTCCCAAACACACAATCAATGCATCACCCACCCCGAAAATAatagttcaattaaaaaaaataaataaatagtgtgtaTATTTCATGCTGCAAAAAAATGTCACAGAaatacgatttttttttttttgattctccctcccccaaacaagCCATCAGGTATTTTCTCCCCTTCCCGCGACTCAGACACGATGGTACATTCCAACTGGCAATGTGCATTTGTGTTATAAATGAGGTTCTGCTCCTTCACGGTCCCACATGCATCAGGGAGCATCCAGCTAGCTGCAAAAGCCAGAGCAAAGGCCTCCAGGCTTTGAGTATGGTCCCTGCCTGTTCCTTTGGTCCATCTGTGAAGACTCCTTGCTGCTCCCAGGTCTGTACAGGTCTCTAATCTTGTCCTTCTCCATTAAGTCCTGCATTCTGTTCCCATGTCTTGAGTCACTGGAGCTTCGTACCTAGCTTGCGCTGTCTGTTTCTGCAATGAGAACATAGaggtgggagagtgagggagATCCCCATCACCAGGCATCATAGCACACTCAATGGATAAAGAGGTGGGAGGAATAAAATGAGCTGGATAGACCGGACCACCACATCCAATGTCAAGAGTGGTCATTCCTGCTTTTTACAGGCTCAGGTCTGGAATAACCAGAGGATCTGTAGGTCACAACTGAAGTGCATTAGCAAAGGGGTGTATGTGAGAGACCAGACGTGGTTACACAGTGGCTACTCTATTGTGACTCCCTTTTTATGGAATACCAAATTCACCTCACACAGCACAAAATGGAGACTTACCACTCCAGATGATTCTGCTCACGTTATACACTTTACTGCATCCAGAGAGACCCTTTATAACACGGGTTGCAACATTTGGTTTCTCCCCTACTGCTGCAGTCCCCTATGGCTTTGTGTTTGGAATCATTTGTAGTTGTTTATCACTTTTTCCAGTTTCATACTGATTATATTTTAACCATACACTCTATTAAAGTCAACCCACAATTTGGCCTCTTTTCACACTCTATACTACCCTGTCCATAAAAGCTACCCACATCAGCTACTTTAATtttcatatataaataaaatcacaactgatacaggtaaataaaccattacCCTATTGGTGCATGTAACAACTTAGATACACCTCCCTATGTGCAGAACCTCCTACCATCCTGCTTACCTTGCCTCTGCTCTGGTGACTGTGTATTCAAACCACAGGATGTTGGGAATGAGGCTGGTATCTCTGATTAAAAAGAACTCTGAAGCTGGCCTAAAATTAACAAAGTTTGGGAGAGAAAAAGAGGGCGAGagaattaaaacattttctttcctaATTCTGATAAGCACCTTTctttcaaggatctcaaagtactttatgaACAATTATGCCTCAcaattcctcctcccccaagaggtagggaagtattatccccattttacagatggagaaatggtgGCACAAGTAAGTTAAATGATTTGCTcatggtcacacagggagtcagtaagcagagcagggaacagaatcTAGGAGTCGCtattcccagtcccctgctctaacctctagACCATTGGGAAACTGTGCACAGTTTAAACCCCTTTACATGGGGGTTTGCATTCCTATAGAACATCATAACAATCATTTGGTTTCACGGACTGAAGTATCCCATGATTGGTTTTCTTACACCATATGGTATGAATTCTCTATCCCTGTGAAGGTTGACTAGGACTTTACTCCCTTGCAAGGGTGTCATGCTGCTCCAACTACTAGTAGGTTCAGCACATTTCAAGAGGTAAACACTGTTGTGGCCCCTTCCGTGGTACACAGAGTAAACTTGAGGCATACAGTGCTGGACAAGTATCGGGTTCTGCAGgagggtgaggccttgggggatTAAAACATAACACAGAATTTCATAAAAGGTTTTTACCATGCAGCTATCCTTGGGAACAAAGGAGTTAAGATCTCCTGTGTGAACGCAAACCAGGCTATGGCCATGATGCTTCCTGCAACACCTCCGTATAAGACCTGGCTCCAGGTGTGGTAGAGCAGATAGACCCTTCAGATGAAACAAGAAAGGAAAATGACCAGAGACAGGATTTCAGACAAAATAAGGGCATCACACAGTTGGTTACAGCGTTTTACAGGCCCCTGTAAAGGCCAGAGCAAGGTTATCTTCCAGATGTGAAACAGCCAAGTGGCACCTATTTAAAAGATattgaatcataaaaatgtaggcctggaagggaccttgagagatcatgcAGCCCATCCTCCCATGCTGaggcttccccccatccactaatggatAATCAGGAAACAACTTAGACCCTTCTGTGTACATAAATTTCTGTTTAGGAATACTCCTAAATCTGAGAAGCCCAATACCAAAGAAGGTGTCTGCGTGTTTCCCACAGTAGGAGTTCAGACTGGCTGGGGGCCTGTTGCTGTTGGTCCCAGGAGAGAATTTTCCAGAGCCAGCTGCAGATCCTTCAGTAACTCTCCGAAGCCTGGATTTAAAGGCTTTCAGAATATAtagtaattttcactccatgcatctgaagaagtgggatttttacctatgaaagcttatgcccaaataaatttgttcatctTTAAGGTGCCCCCGGACTCCCCATTGCTTTTGAGAACATATAGTGTGAAGGGAACTTGTTTTGTCATGGTTTTTGCTGATCTCAAATTGAGCAGTATGAAGGCTCCATTGCTGCAGACAGCGTACCGCTTTTTAGCTGGTAGTGGTCACAGTAGTAATGATTTATTAAATTATCCTGGCACATAGACACTACTCACACAGACTAAGTCTGTTCATACTGCAAGATGATGGAAGCCAAACAATTGTGACTACATTTAGACTGACTCTACAAGAAATCATTTCAGTCAATACTAAATGCTTCACATGCTGCAGAAGGTACTGGTCCATGACCTAGCTCAATGCTTTTATGGATTAGTGCAGAAAAGGGATGAGGCAGACAAAATTACTCTGTCCATATCCTGGACATGGAGGCCAGAGAAAATGGGGAGGGAAGCACTGGTCTTCAGTTTTGCAGATCCATGTGTGAAGACAGAGATGCAAGGCTCGATGCAAGTCCCTCCCTGTCTATGACCAACTCTCTTCGCAATGATCCAGCCTGCACATAGTTGGGTTTGAAGCCATGGGGCCCAAGTGCAATCATATAAGCTTATAACCACCCATTGGACTGCAATTTTTGAAGTGACTATTGAGGGACATAACtagaccaggaaaaaaaaaatccagcgaAAAAGAAAGAGCTCCCATTCTGAAGAGTCCCTGGCAATACAGGACTCCCTCAGCCCCTGGTATTTCTGGTACAGTTATCAGGAACTGAACCACAAATGGATGAGGATAAAGTGCTGCCAAAACCCCACAAGGCCAAGGGTTAGTACAAAGGAATAAGACAAATAGCTGCTCCATACCTACTATATGAGACTAGAAAGGCCACTGTGACAAGGCAGATGGACAGGACATGTCGCCACAATAAATCCAGAAACCTGGCATTGTTTGTTTGGTGCATTCTGGAAAAAAGAAAGcgatgggggggggaaagccaTTAGTGCAGTGCAAAAGAGATGGTGATAGGGAGCGGAACAGTCCCTATATCCCACCCCTCCAAATTACAGTGACCTAAGGAAGCCATAGCCCTAACTGATGTCATGGATAACCTCTTAACACTCCAGTGCTGATGTATCCAACTGCTGCCAAGAGGATGCAAGTGAGAAAGCCCGACCCCAGTGTCCAGGTGTTAATGGAGATCACTACAAAGGGAGCCCATGTGCTCATGGTACTATTATGTCTGGTGTGGGAGGCGCACAGAGTGCATATGCAACCAGCATGCCTCAGATCTCCTTATAGCTGCCCACTTGTGCTTGGCTACAGTATAGAAGGGTTTTCTGGTCTCTCGTCTGCTCCTCCATATTATAGAGCTGCAGGAGTTAGCCATAGCTGAGCAATGAGGACTTCAGAAGAGGAGTCCTACACCAGAGGATGCAAGCCTAGCaccaggcagcagagacaaaccATGAATGGGTCATGCGAGAGGGCAGCAGGAATCACTGGAGGGGTTGCAGGGACAAACTCACTAGTACAAGGGAGAACAGCTTCATGAGAAGATAgctcttctctcctccttcctccttccccaattGCATTCCAACATGGATTTTGGAAGTCTCAGAATTCAGCATGATTAAAAGAGACTGCGTCAGCACAGCCATATTCCGATGGACTCATGCTACTGGGAGCGATGGCATCAGGGGCCACCTTCCCTTCCCCGCAGTAATCAACATTCTCATAGCAGCAGAGCCCATAGTCCTATATTCAATCTGGGATGAACTCACTCCAGAGGGAATCCCACACCACCCCAAAACAGATTGCACAGGTCCTGGAATTCAGCTCTACCTACAGGAATCAACTGAACAGAAGGAAAGGCATGCCACCAGAAGGTAGCCACCCATTCCAAATGCCCCCAGAAGTCAAAAGTGTAAAACAGCCAAAACCTAATGAAGAAACTTCACCTTAAATAAAGAAACAGGAACGAGTAAACAGAGAAAAACCACATGAACTGAGAGTGACTGGATGGCATCCCGTATTTTGTAGTCACCGTTGAATGGGCTTctgggaagagaagaagaaacaGTATGCTCAATACAGAGCAGTAGCCTGAACACTTCAAAGATCCAGCCAGGCCACAGTGTTGGGGTGCGTGTGTGAATTTACAATACATTTCTCTGATCAGCTGCACCGTAAGCATCTCTTCCCAACCCCCATATAAACGTGCAAACACAACATACCAGACCTGAGATAAAACCACCCTTCAACCCAATTATCGTCACCACAGTTCAAAGAGAACTCATGTACCCGCTCTTTCCCCCAAGCCACCAGGCCATACTTACCTTCACAGGGCCGTGGCTCACGGATAATATTCTTTATTAGCCAGTTCACTCCTTCATTGAATGCCAGCCCCCCTAAGAAAGATATCTGTGAAAGAGACAATTGTGTCAGCCTATGACCCTGCATCCATCCCTCAGCTTCCCACTGTGTCATCTCAATGGTGATGCCTCTCATCAAACCTTTGCGACAAATTTTCCTTAAAGGGACACAGTtaacttaaaagaaaacaaaaccacactttctctctgactttttttttttaaactactacaGTTACAAGTAACACTCGAGATTACTCTAAACAAAAGAGATTagaaagaatttttttcagtctatttactttgtgcatttgatagcACTTTGTATATATTCAGTTTCCCCTGTTTGTGGGAGTCTTTCACAGAGCAACAGAAGagagaataataaataaataataataataaaaaatagaaaatattggCAGAGGGACTCCAAGAGTAGTGTcatagctggatttttttttttttttaaattgcctagATTTTAAATTGACAATACGTCTTCAACTGTTTGCTGCaagccaacagagggagcaaataTGATGCTGTTGATATGCTCTGCTTAACAGGgaggctttttattttatttttctcttcagtGAACAACTTACAGAAAATAATTATCATCCTGAAGctgttccccacagatttctaACATCTTTAAAGGCAAGGCACGTTCTGGACCTGGCCACATTATAAAAACATAGTATCAATTTCACTCTGTAGTCCAGAATACTCCTTCCCTCTCTTAGACCTagcatcctggccaaattccaatatgCGTAATCATATTCTGTCTCCCTAAACACCTCCTCCAGTTTCAAATAGTTATGGGATTTTTCACTTCCTGAGCTAAACTGTGGGTCAATATACTGTGTGCTGCCTGAAGAGCTGTCACATTCCAACCCAATGGTGGCTCCTTTCTATAGGCAGAATTAGTAATCAGCATTAAGATTAACACTCGCTTAGTTGCTTACACTTTTATTACTAgcccattttcagttgcttataactttgctgaaCGTTGGCCCTTCAGGCTTGTTCTCTGCTCAGGttgcaggttttgttttgtttttaaatttaaaaaagcacAGATCAGCCATTTCAGAGAATGAGATTGGGGGAGAAAGGTAGGAAAAAAACATGTTAACTTTGGCTCAATTAACTGTTTCTCTGACgagctctagcacctccatgtTTAGAGCAGGAAGACGAGATCTGCCAGGGAATGGTCCTGGACTCAGAGAGgtaccttttctttttctatGAAAATCTACCGATATGTGGATGAATTATAAGCCTCCGGGCTTTGCCATTTGCACAAGATCAATAGAGAATGGTAACGATTTGCTGCTACAATCTCTTGATCATCTCATCTGCACTCAGCATACTACAGCCCTACAGAGCTTTTTTAACATGGTAACTGAACTGAGAACGCTCCCAGGCAGAGCTAGAGCTCTGGACAGAGGACAATGAGGTATCTGCCCACTGCCCCTCTGGACTGAGTGAGAGGAGGAGATGCCTTCCCCAGTTTAGAGAAGCAGCATTCGTTCACAGCACCCATTCCTCATTGGCTGGTGCAGCAAGAGCTCCCCATTACGATTCAAGTTACTTTTACCATTGAAGGAaggtgttctgggcaccaccaggaCTGCATTAGTTTTGTCTCAGATCTATTACCTGGTGCTTATAATTCTTTGCACTTCACAGGCTGCAAAATCAacattaggaaatgccaaaattaaggttgtttatgcaaccttaattcagcctcctcGTTCATATACTTTATGATACGGTCTTTAATTACATCTTCACATACTGTTTGTTTTagaggatccctgcctcattcactgcacaggagagatagtgaatgaggcagagagttttaagaagaggaaaaaaagatgttATTCTGTGTTTCAGGCCTGCACTAGGCCCAGTACAGCTCGGTCTATTCCTGACTTTGCATGCACAAGGGGGTTGTATTTATTATGATAGTAAGTCCACAGCAAAGATTTCATGGAAAAatctgatttttgaatgctttaccttgcaactgtaaaaaaaaaaaatcttaaaagaatGTTAAACTGTAACATGTATGTACAGGTCAAGGGCAGTGGCAGTTTAATACCTGGTGCTTCATCTATCAAGGCACCATAACCTCCCCTACAAAGGGGATGGATGCAACAAGCCTTTTCCATCTCTATGATCTTTACTGTATTATATACAAACACTATCTATctatactcacacacacacacacacacacttattatATACACATtatacaatctctctctctctccctccatcccagaAGGTCCCAAAACACTTACCTtacaagctctctctctctctctcgattgtaaaataagtgtgtgtgtgtgtgtttgtgtttgtgttttttatttatttatttaagggatCTTCTGGGATGAAAGGCACCATATAAAGATAAGTGAATGTAGGGTTTAAGGAAGCTGGATTCACAGTCCTAAAACGGTCTTCTATTTACAGAGCAGATATAACACAAGCAGTAGCAGTGcaagctcccctctccctcccccccccatgcatgcCTCCTGCCAAAGTGACACAATCTTCAGCAGGTATCACCTCTAGAAATGAAAGAAGGTTTCAGTCTTTATGACCTATTCTATTTTCAGTATTTCTGCTGATTGCTAAAATGGGGAGCTAAAATTTGTgcctaatttgatttttttcctatgATAAAGAAAACTGCCCATTAGAAATTGGACTGGAATTACCAATTCAGGTCACATAGGCTTCCAAGAAGCCTTTAGAGTGTTATGAGTTTCACAAGCTACTTCCTTGGGCAGCAATCACACTAGTAACCTAGAGGTTTcattaccaatcccctgagccattcAGTTCCCATGACAGTGTTGCTTTATATAAACATAGCAATATCAGAAACCTGATGTCATAATCCTATTACTGACTCCATTTCACCTGTCTGTTTACAAAAGGCAAATATTATGAATGGCTTGTAATCCCTTGTATGGAATGTATTCAGCCATCCCATCTTAGCTACTTGTCAGGACAAATAGCAGAGACCTTGGGGCATGCTGTATCGTGAAAAGACTAGCTTCTGGTCAGGAGAGAAGTAGGAGTCACTCCTGCTCCTGCTGTTTCACACACAGAGATTAAATGGGCCTTGCAGGCACACacagcctgatttccagaggtccTGAATACTTACAACACCAGATAGACTTGTGGGCGCTCACACTCCcgaaaatctgacccttaacgACTAAGATGACAGGCAAACTGCCACTTATTGAAACTGGCATCAGCGTCAGTGATCTTCACAGATTAATGCAAACATACAGCACCAAGACAATGACACGGGGAAACCCATTTagaaaataatctgaaaaataaaatcacttaaaCATTGGGTAATAAAGCTTTACAACCTCTCGgggacaaaaataaaacaaatacaagaatcACTTTATCCTCCATCAAAATGCAGCCAATCTTAGACAGACGTCTAACAGAACAAGGCAACATGACAAACAGCTGAGAAGAAGTGAAGAATATTGTATTCACCTGACACCAGAGGGACAATTTAGAGAGGCCGAACATAATTATCCAGACTGAAGTTCAGCCAGTATACTACTGTTAATACCTCCTCATTTTACAAAAAGTATCAATGACCACAAGTGATCAGGACCCATGtttacatctcatccaaaagacaGCATCTCCATCAGTACAACCAATCCAGAGGGGAAAGTGCATCCCACAGAATTACTGCAGCATATGGGGTATTCTTCCTATTCCCGTATCTCCCATTCATCCTGCATGACCCTGCTTAGCCCAAGATCTCATGGGATCACAGCACAAGACAGAAATAATAATGGTATTAAAGTCCCACTTTAGTTTCTCACAAAGAGAGGCAGAAAATTTGCAACTGTCACTGAAATGT contains:
- the DOLPP1 gene encoding dolichyldiphosphatase 1; amino-acid sequence: MAAVGECSLPAPWRPVSLTHVEYLAGDFSGQLLAYLSLCPIFIIVGFVTLIIFKRELHTISFLGGLAFNEGVNWLIKNIIREPRPCEEAHSTVTTKYGMPSSHSQFMWFFSVYSFLFLYLRMHQTNNARFLDLLWRHVLSICLVTVAFLVSYSRVYLLYHTWSQVLYGGVAGSIMAIAWFAFTQEILTPLFPRIAAWPASEFFLIRDTSLIPNILWFEYTVTRAEARNRQRKLGTKLQ